The following are from one region of the Vibrio parahaemolyticus genome:
- the tkt gene encoding transketolase, translated as MDRKYLANAIRALSMDGVQQANSGHPGAPMGMADIAEVLWRSHLNHNPSNPEWADRDRFVLSNGHGSMLIYSLLHLSGYELSIDDLKNFRQLHSKTPGHPEYGYAPGIETTTGPLGQGITNAVGMAMAEKALAAQFNKEGHDIVDHFTYVFMGDGCLMEGISHEACSLAGTLGLGKLIAFWDDNGISIDGHVEGWFSDDTPKRFEAYGWHVIPAVDGHDADAINAAIEAAKADPRPTLICTKTIIGFGSPNKSGSHDCHGAPLGAEEIAATRKELGWEHGPFEIPQEVYAEWSAKETGAAKEAAWNEKFAAYEAAYPELAAEFKRRVNGELPAEWEEKASQIIADLQANPANIASRKASQNALEAFGALLPEFMGGSADLAPSNLTMWSGSKSLEANDFSGNYIHYGVREFGMTAIMNGIALHGGFVPYGATFLMFMEYARNAMRMAALMKIQNIQVYTHDSIGLGEDGPTHQPVEQIASLRLTPNMNTWRPCDQVESAVAWKLAIERKDAPTALIFSRQNLAQQPRSAEQVADIAKGGYILKDSEGKPELILIATGSEVELAVKAAEQLTAEGKKVRVVSMPSTDAFDKQDAAYREAVLPSDVTARIAIEAGIADFWYKYVGFDGRIIGMTTFGESAPADQLFEMFGFTVENVVNTAKELLA; from the coding sequence ATGGATCGTAAATACCTAGCAAATGCAATCCGTGCGCTAAGCATGGACGGTGTTCAACAAGCTAACTCTGGCCACCCAGGCGCACCTATGGGTATGGCTGATATCGCTGAAGTTCTTTGGCGTTCTCACCTAAACCACAACCCATCAAACCCTGAATGGGCAGACCGCGACCGTTTCGTACTGTCTAACGGCCACGGCTCAATGCTAATTTACTCTCTACTGCACTTGAGCGGTTACGAGCTATCTATCGATGATCTGAAAAACTTCCGTCAGCTTCACTCTAAGACTCCAGGTCACCCAGAGTACGGCTACGCTCCTGGTATCGAGACAACAACGGGCCCTCTAGGTCAAGGCATCACCAACGCTGTTGGTATGGCAATGGCTGAGAAAGCGCTAGCAGCGCAATTCAACAAAGAAGGCCACGACATCGTTGACCACTTCACTTACGTGTTCATGGGCGACGGCTGTCTAATGGAAGGTATCTCGCACGAGGCTTGCTCTCTTGCTGGTACGCTAGGCCTAGGCAAACTGATCGCATTCTGGGATGACAACGGCATCTCTATCGACGGTCACGTTGAAGGTTGGTTCTCTGACGATACACCTAAGCGTTTCGAAGCTTACGGTTGGCACGTAATCCCAGCAGTAGACGGTCACGATGCTGACGCAATCAACGCAGCGATTGAAGCTGCAAAAGCGGATCCTCGCCCTACTCTAATCTGTACTAAAACTATCATCGGTTTTGGTTCTCCAAATAAATCTGGTTCACACGACTGTCACGGTGCACCACTAGGCGCTGAAGAAATTGCAGCGACACGTAAAGAACTAGGTTGGGAGCACGGTCCTTTTGAAATTCCGCAGGAAGTCTACGCAGAATGGTCAGCGAAAGAAACAGGCGCAGCTAAGGAAGCAGCGTGGAACGAGAAATTTGCAGCTTATGAAGCAGCGTACCCTGAGCTGGCAGCTGAATTTAAACGCCGCGTAAACGGTGAACTTCCAGCTGAGTGGGAAGAGAAAGCAAGCCAAATCATTGCTGATCTTCAAGCAAACCCAGCAAACATTGCGTCACGTAAAGCATCTCAAAACGCTCTAGAGGCATTTGGTGCTCTACTACCTGAGTTCATGGGCGGCTCTGCTGACCTAGCGCCTTCTAACCTAACCATGTGGTCTGGTTCTAAGTCTCTAGAAGCGAACGACTTCTCTGGTAACTACATCCACTACGGTGTACGTGAATTTGGTATGACTGCTATTATGAACGGTATCGCACTACACGGCGGTTTCGTTCCTTACGGCGCAACATTCCTAATGTTCATGGAATACGCTCGTAACGCAATGCGTATGGCTGCTTTGATGAAAATTCAGAACATCCAAGTGTACACACACGATTCTATCGGTCTTGGCGAAGATGGCCCAACTCACCAACCAGTTGAACAAATCGCTTCTCTACGTTTGACTCCAAACATGAACACATGGCGTCCATGTGACCAAGTTGAGTCTGCTGTAGCATGGAAACTAGCGATTGAACGTAAAGATGCCCCAACAGCACTTATCTTCTCTCGTCAAAACCTAGCGCAACAACCACGTAGCGCTGAGCAAGTTGCAGACATCGCGAAAGGTGGTTACATCCTGAAAGACAGTGAAGGTAAGCCTGAGCTAATCCTTATCGCAACAGGTTCTGAAGTTGAGCTAGCAGTGAAAGCCGCTGAGCAACTAACCGCAGAAGGTAAGAAAGTACGCGTTGTTTCAATGCCATCAACAGATGCATTCGATAAACAAGACGCAGCTTACCGTGAAGCAGTTCTACCATCAGACGTAACAGCACGTATCGCTATTGAAGCGGGCATCGCAGACTTCTGGTACAAGTACGTTGGTTTCGACGGTCGTATCATCGGTATGACAACATTCGGTGAATCTGCACCTGCTGACCAGTTGTTCGAAATGTTTGGTTTCACTGTAGAAAACGTAGTGAACACAGCAAAAGAACTACTAGCGTAA
- a CDS encoding methyl-accepting chemotaxis protein codes for MSANFSQKAQETLVGELEELVSTTNLKGVITYCNDAFCRVAEYTHEELVGQNHNIVRHSDMPKAAFGDMWARLKEGKAWRGMVKNSTKSGGYYWVDAYVTPIYEKNQVVGYQSVRVKPKREWVDIAAKAYKGMLAAEKAGRTWSLKINETVRYAILLGALTAPAAAYALSVEGPLAWLASALPASVLALLFRQELIDTPQQLKKLQKQYDSVSRLIYSGNSAFSIADFHIKMLSARIRTVLGRMTDSALQLQNCAEELSQTTAEVSAALNQQNSDIRRVRDATQEVESSANSVSSSTNDAHMLIDDTLKSCMMAKETIDQTHTNLAQLSLQAEKATETTYQLSDQAQKVNHLMVEIGGIAEQTNLLALNAAIEAARAGEQGRGFAVVADEVRALSGRTSNATEQIQASISAMLSTIEGWQKDILANKEQTDACSQVAEQSALRLSEVEQMMQSMSGLMVDVAEAANNQLKLSSDVNQHIHSIASTAEQNLAATHSVEQNSRQLKEQVQDFYQLAIRFEDKQL; via the coding sequence ATGTCAGCCAATTTTTCTCAGAAAGCTCAAGAAACCCTCGTCGGAGAACTTGAAGAACTCGTTTCGACCACTAACTTAAAAGGCGTTATTACTTATTGTAATGACGCGTTTTGTCGCGTTGCAGAATACACGCACGAGGAGTTAGTCGGTCAGAATCATAATATCGTCCGTCATAGTGACATGCCTAAAGCCGCTTTTGGTGATATGTGGGCACGCCTTAAAGAAGGCAAAGCGTGGCGAGGTATGGTTAAAAACAGCACCAAATCTGGCGGTTATTACTGGGTAGATGCCTACGTAACGCCTATCTATGAAAAAAACCAAGTTGTCGGTTATCAATCTGTGCGCGTTAAGCCTAAGCGTGAATGGGTGGATATTGCTGCAAAAGCTTACAAGGGGATGCTAGCCGCCGAGAAAGCGGGTAGAACCTGGTCGTTAAAAATTAACGAAACGGTTCGCTATGCGATCCTACTTGGTGCATTAACTGCACCTGCCGCAGCGTACGCACTATCTGTTGAAGGTCCGCTTGCTTGGCTTGCAAGTGCATTACCAGCGAGCGTTTTAGCGTTATTGTTCCGCCAAGAGTTGATTGATACGCCTCAACAGCTCAAAAAGCTGCAAAAGCAGTATGACAGCGTGAGCCGTTTGATCTATTCAGGCAATAGCGCATTTTCGATTGCTGATTTCCATATCAAAATGTTGTCTGCAAGGATTCGAACCGTATTGGGAAGAATGACCGACTCGGCGCTGCAACTGCAAAATTGCGCTGAAGAACTCAGTCAAACAACTGCTGAGGTTTCAGCCGCGTTGAACCAACAAAACAGTGATATTCGACGCGTGCGAGATGCGACGCAAGAAGTGGAATCTTCAGCGAATTCGGTATCTTCAAGCACTAACGATGCGCATATGCTAATTGATGACACCTTGAAGTCATGCATGATGGCCAAAGAGACGATCGATCAAACGCATACCAACCTAGCGCAATTGAGTCTTCAAGCTGAAAAAGCAACGGAAACGACGTATCAACTGAGCGATCAGGCACAGAAAGTGAATCATTTGATGGTTGAAATCGGTGGTATTGCAGAGCAGACCAACTTGCTGGCGCTGAACGCGGCGATCGAAGCTGCAAGGGCAGGTGAGCAAGGTCGTGGTTTTGCTGTTGTTGCTGATGAAGTTCGCGCACTGTCTGGACGTACGTCGAATGCGACGGAGCAAATTCAAGCGTCTATCTCTGCTATGCTTTCGACGATAGAAGGTTGGCAGAAAGATATTTTGGCAAACAAAGAGCAAACCGATGCCTGTTCTCAAGTTGCTGAGCAAAGCGCGCTGCGTTTGTCTGAAGTTGAACAGATGATGCAAAGCATGAGTGGTTTGATGGTTGATGTGGCAGAAGCGGCGAACAACCAGTTAAAGCTATCTAGCGATGTAAACCAGCACATTCATTCTATTGCGTCGACCGCAGAGCAAAACTTAGCAGCTACGCATTCTGTTGAGCAAAACAGCCGTCAGTTGAAAGAACAAGTACAAGATTTCTATCAGCTTGCGATTCGATTTGAAGATAAGCAGTTGTAA
- a CDS encoding MFS transporter — protein MNRNVWLLSLCQALLMTGNILLISVIALIGKTLAPSPSFITLPVALQFLGLMAATIPASLIMGKLGRRLGFSLGNLIGIVGASLATYALSQQTFYLFCFSTFLLGVGIGFGTLYRFAAIEVCEESARHRAISISMAGGVLAAILGPNLAVYSQQWSDDGLYTSAFSVLIVLYITALVLLQTIRFPPAHTQLSHVKADTISDIIRRPNFMIAVLAAMVAYAVMNILMTATPLAMIGCGFDFDKAAGVIEWHVLGMFAPAFITGRLIEQFGAKKMILAGGVLFIACIGINIHGVSIWHFSLALVLLGVGWNFMFIAATGLFSQSYEAKNRSKAQAFNEFFVFSCVTITALLSGWLESTVGWQNLNLYVLPFVLLVIVIFAMKTDNKTESQIA, from the coding sequence TTGAATCGTAACGTATGGTTGTTATCGTTGTGCCAAGCACTCTTGATGACAGGAAACATCCTCTTGATCTCGGTGATCGCGCTCATTGGCAAAACACTTGCCCCGTCACCGAGCTTTATTACTTTGCCTGTCGCACTGCAGTTTCTCGGTTTAATGGCGGCAACGATACCTGCATCATTGATTATGGGGAAACTCGGTCGTCGTTTGGGCTTTAGCCTAGGTAACCTCATCGGCATCGTGGGCGCAAGTTTGGCGACGTACGCGTTAAGCCAACAAACCTTTTATCTATTCTGTTTTTCTACGTTTTTGCTCGGTGTCGGAATCGGCTTTGGCACGCTCTATCGTTTTGCTGCAATAGAAGTGTGTGAAGAATCGGCAAGACACAGAGCAATTTCAATATCTATGGCGGGTGGGGTATTAGCGGCTATTCTCGGTCCGAACTTAGCGGTGTATTCGCAACAATGGTCAGACGATGGTTTATATACGAGTGCTTTTTCTGTCCTGATTGTTCTCTACATCACCGCGCTTGTATTGCTTCAAACGATTCGGTTCCCGCCAGCGCATACTCAGCTGTCGCATGTTAAAGCAGATACTATTAGTGACATCATAAGACGCCCGAACTTTATGATTGCTGTGTTAGCGGCAATGGTGGCTTATGCGGTGATGAATATTCTAATGACAGCGACGCCTTTGGCGATGATTGGTTGTGGTTTCGATTTCGACAAAGCCGCAGGTGTGATTGAGTGGCACGTGCTCGGCATGTTCGCTCCGGCCTTTATTACTGGTCGATTAATTGAGCAGTTCGGCGCAAAGAAAATGATCCTAGCGGGAGGTGTGCTGTTTATTGCTTGTATAGGGATTAACATTCATGGTGTGTCCATTTGGCACTTTAGCCTTGCCTTAGTTTTGTTGGGCGTAGGTTGGAACTTCATGTTTATCGCTGCAACGGGGCTGTTTAGCCAAAGTTACGAAGCGAAAAACCGCAGCAAAGCGCAGGCGTTTAATGAGTTCTTCGTGTTCAGCTGTGTCACCATTACTGCCTTACTTTCTGGCTGGCTTGAATCGACAGTCGGTTGGCAAAACCTGAACTTGTATGTTCTTCCGTTCGTATTGCTCGTGATTGTGATCTTTGCGATGAAAACGGATAACAAAACAGAATCCCAAATAGCCTAA
- the aroG gene encoding 3-deoxy-7-phosphoheptulonate synthase AroG, which produces MFQTDDVRINRVKELLPPVAVLEKFPATETASSTTFDCRNAIHNILEGKDDRLLVIVGPCSIHDPAAAVEYGKKLKVLRDELGEQLEVVMRVYFEKPRTTVGWKGLINDPYLNDTFKLNDGLRIGRKLLLDLTDMGLPTASEFLDMITPQYVADLISWGAIGARTTESQVHRELASGLSCPVGFKNGTDGNIKIASDAIRSASASHHFLSVTKYGHSAIVETAGNPDCHIILRGGKEPNYSAAHVAQIKDKLDAAGLPKKVMIDFSHANSSKQFKRQMLVSDDVSEQIAGGEDAIFGVMIESHLVEGRQDLVDGKVATYGQSITDACIGWDDTETVLRQLSEAVKARRSK; this is translated from the coding sequence ATGTTTCAAACTGATGATGTAAGAATTAATAGAGTAAAAGAGTTATTGCCCCCTGTTGCAGTTCTAGAGAAGTTCCCAGCGACCGAAACCGCTTCTTCGACCACTTTTGATTGCCGTAATGCCATTCACAATATTCTTGAAGGAAAAGATGATCGTTTACTTGTGATCGTTGGTCCTTGTTCTATCCATGACCCTGCAGCTGCAGTTGAATATGGCAAAAAGCTGAAAGTGTTGCGTGATGAACTTGGTGAGCAACTGGAAGTTGTGATGCGTGTTTACTTTGAAAAACCACGCACGACAGTAGGCTGGAAAGGTTTGATCAACGACCCATACCTGAACGACACATTTAAGCTAAATGATGGTCTGCGTATCGGACGTAAGCTGCTTTTGGACCTTACTGATATGGGCCTACCGACAGCGAGTGAATTCCTAGACATGATCACACCTCAATACGTGGCGGATTTGATCAGCTGGGGCGCGATTGGTGCACGCACGACGGAATCGCAAGTTCACCGCGAACTCGCTTCTGGTCTTTCTTGCCCGGTTGGTTTCAAAAACGGTACTGACGGTAACATTAAAATCGCGAGTGATGCTATTCGTTCTGCAAGCGCTTCTCACCATTTCCTATCGGTAACGAAGTACGGTCATTCAGCGATTGTTGAAACCGCAGGTAACCCAGACTGCCACATCATTTTACGTGGTGGTAAAGAACCAAACTACAGTGCAGCACACGTTGCTCAAATCAAAGACAAGTTGGACGCGGCAGGTCTACCGAAGAAAGTGATGATCGATTTTAGCCACGCGAACAGCTCTAAGCAGTTCAAACGTCAAATGCTAGTGTCTGATGATGTATCAGAGCAAATCGCTGGTGGTGAAGATGCAATCTTTGGCGTGATGATCGAGTCTCATTTGGTTGAAGGCCGCCAAGATTTAGTGGATGGTAAAGTGGCAACTTACGGTCAGTCGATTACTGATGCATGTATCGGTTGGGACGATACAGAAACGGTACTTCGTCAGCTTTCTGAAGCAGTAAAAGCGCGCCGTAGCAAATAA
- a CDS encoding OmpA family protein, whose amino-acid sequence MNKVAIAVAAVVAGSSALLNSAQAEMYIGGKVGMTTLDDACYLNSPCDDEAFGAGLHIGYDFTDFIGLEYGVDFLGDYKANFKSGASTVDTIDGNLTALTLAPKFNWHLNDSWNLFAKIGGAYMMSEDEKDFVATGSLGAEYSIDRNWSVRAEYQRYQDMSDDVWDDMDANFFGIGVNYKFAAAPVVAAVVTEEVVEPDPEPVLMSKVHKEEYGTGTFEFDSAKLTESVSERLDNFVSFLNEYPQAQVEITGYTDSSGPAAYNQKLSERRAQAVADYITGAGIDADRLTVKGMGEENPVADNSTREGREKNRRVEVVVPSFEYQEMVQP is encoded by the coding sequence ATGAACAAAGTAGCAATTGCAGTAGCAGCAGTGGTAGCTGGTAGTAGCGCGCTTTTAAACTCTGCTCAAGCTGAAATGTATATCGGGGGCAAAGTGGGCATGACTACACTTGACGATGCTTGCTATCTAAATAGCCCTTGTGATGATGAAGCTTTTGGTGCCGGACTACATATCGGTTATGACTTTACCGATTTCATCGGTCTAGAGTACGGTGTCGATTTCTTAGGCGACTACAAAGCGAACTTTAAGTCAGGAGCTAGTACAGTTGATACGATCGACGGCAATTTAACGGCTTTAACACTTGCGCCTAAATTCAACTGGCATCTAAACGATTCTTGGAACTTATTCGCTAAGATCGGTGGTGCGTACATGATGTCTGAAGACGAAAAAGATTTCGTTGCAACAGGCTCACTAGGTGCTGAATATTCGATTGATAGAAACTGGAGTGTTCGCGCTGAGTACCAACGTTACCAAGATATGTCAGATGACGTTTGGGACGATATGGACGCAAACTTCTTCGGTATCGGCGTTAACTACAAATTCGCAGCTGCGCCAGTGGTTGCTGCTGTTGTAACAGAAGAAGTAGTTGAGCCAGATCCAGAACCAGTACTAATGAGCAAAGTTCACAAAGAAGAGTACGGTACAGGCACGTTTGAGTTCGACAGTGCGAAACTTACTGAGTCTGTTTCTGAACGTCTAGACAACTTTGTTTCATTCCTAAACGAATACCCACAAGCTCAAGTTGAAATCACAGGTTACACTGATAGCTCAGGTCCTGCGGCTTACAACCAAAAACTGTCTGAGCGTCGTGCTCAAGCTGTGGCAGATTACATCACTGGCGCTGGTATCGATGCTGATCGCCTGACAGTGAAAGGTATGGGTGAAGAGAATCCAGTAGCTGACAACAGCACTCGTGAAGGTCGTGAGAAAAACCGTCGCGTAGAAGTTGTGGTTCCTTCGTTCGAATACCAAGAGATGGTTCAACCATAA
- a CDS encoding beta-phosphoglucomutase family hydrolase: MSTIDFRPYEGFIFDMDGTLIDTMPAHLAAWQATADRFDFPFCQEWLHSLGGMPSFKIVAELNRHYGLSLDPQTVSKFKMETFAAMELQGEVIQCTGIVLDEYLGQKKIAVGTGSQRESAMRLLSHAGLIDKLDAVVTASDVENHKPCPDTFLLAADRLGIDAQNCLVFEDTELGKRAAHSAGMDCVMVEGNNLVFYPKR, encoded by the coding sequence ATGAGCACGATTGATTTTAGACCATATGAAGGATTCATCTTCGATATGGATGGTACCTTGATTGATACCATGCCTGCCCACCTTGCGGCTTGGCAAGCAACGGCTGACCGATTTGATTTTCCCTTTTGTCAGGAGTGGTTACACAGCTTAGGTGGAATGCCGAGTTTTAAAATTGTCGCTGAGTTGAATCGTCATTATGGGTTATCTCTAGATCCTCAAACGGTTTCGAAATTCAAAATGGAGACGTTTGCCGCGATGGAATTGCAGGGCGAGGTCATCCAGTGCACTGGCATTGTTCTTGACGAATATTTAGGCCAAAAGAAAATTGCGGTCGGAACGGGAAGTCAGCGAGAAAGTGCGATGCGTCTGCTCAGTCATGCAGGGTTGATCGACAAGCTTGATGCCGTTGTGACGGCTAGTGATGTCGAAAATCACAAACCATGTCCGGATACTTTTCTATTAGCCGCAGATAGATTAGGGATTGACGCGCAAAACTGTCTGGTTTTTGAAGACACAGAATTGGGTAAACGTGCGGCTCATTCTGCGGGGATGGACTGTGTCATGGTCGAAGGAAATAATCTCGTTTTTTATCCGAAGAGATAA
- the arfB gene encoding alternative ribosome rescue aminoacyl-tRNA hydrolase ArfB: MLKISNSVTLQEWEIQLTPIRAQGNGGQNVNKVATAIHLRFDIHHSSLPEFYKERLLALSDSRITKDGVVIIKAQQFRTQEKNKEDALNRLQELIKAAALQDKKRIKTKPTRASQRRRLDSKNKQGAKKQQRKKVLY, from the coding sequence ATGCTCAAAATTTCGAACTCCGTCACACTTCAAGAATGGGAAATACAATTAACGCCCATTAGAGCTCAAGGAAATGGCGGACAGAACGTTAACAAGGTAGCGACTGCCATACATCTGCGCTTCGATATACACCATTCAAGTTTACCGGAATTCTACAAAGAGCGATTACTTGCACTTTCTGATAGCCGTATCACTAAAGATGGTGTGGTGATCATTAAAGCGCAACAGTTTCGCACACAAGAAAAAAACAAAGAGGATGCGCTAAATCGCCTACAAGAGTTGATTAAAGCTGCCGCCTTACAAGATAAGAAGCGCATTAAAACAAAACCAACCCGAGCTTCACAACGCCGCCGACTTGATAGTAAGAACAAGCAGGGGGCAAAAAAGCAGCAACGTAAAAAAGTGCTGTATTAA
- a CDS encoding methyl-accepting chemotaxis protein has product MTIRQKLYFLGVIAILGIVTLLGTSSHFANQSNELNHAVKLVGDLEIRLLNLRRNEKDFLLRSNVKYLDKFDSNVDKFLSTEKELAQILNRYDLPSSQRFKQDLLAYQKGFQALVSASQKYGLDKESGILARYENLLLEAKKSADHQQILSLIQFDNAVKMGEFDSSKLSDLYVPELLESAKQLAAQKQVIGVAYNKGLLGETRALSHAVEEQFEAFSSSIDSAATQRDEKMASIKQAITAFILVVIFALIWQISRSINVRVGSLLATIKNISESNNMGLRSDLAGKDELFDISHHLNDLLEKLERLIHNTQEKSMQLTASTDNMHRELEGVMEQFHAQTDHTASMATAVQQMVATIGEISESTSVAVEGVHQAATNAEQGRSVVEMTVTNVGQLTGILSNSQQSIGSLNQHVDKIGGAVNIIQDIAEQTNLLALNAAIEAARAGEQGRGFAVVADEVRALASRTHQSTEEITRVVMDIQAQMSMVVSDIDQCNEQGQQTLSASEQLDASLQQIITDMHAIQGNSERIASAIEEQGIVMNQVSDSITELNVISENNMHSAQECLHEVNSVSAQAHDMDEAVAEFKTRLK; this is encoded by the coding sequence ATGACTATTAGGCAAAAACTCTACTTCCTCGGAGTTATCGCCATTTTAGGCATTGTGACCCTTTTGGGTACCTCATCTCATTTCGCAAATCAGAGCAATGAACTCAACCACGCAGTAAAACTTGTCGGTGATTTAGAAATACGCTTACTCAACTTGCGACGTAATGAGAAAGACTTTTTACTTCGCAGCAATGTCAAATACTTAGATAAATTTGATAGCAATGTTGATAAGTTTTTAAGCACCGAGAAAGAGCTCGCTCAAATCCTAAACCGATACGACCTACCCTCAAGTCAGCGTTTCAAGCAGGATTTACTCGCTTATCAAAAAGGTTTCCAAGCATTAGTTTCCGCTTCTCAAAAGTATGGCCTAGACAAAGAAAGTGGCATTCTTGCGCGTTACGAAAACCTGCTACTTGAAGCAAAGAAAAGCGCCGACCATCAGCAAATCCTTTCTCTTATCCAGTTTGATAATGCGGTGAAAATGGGCGAATTTGACTCAAGCAAACTGTCTGACCTATACGTTCCAGAACTGTTAGAGTCAGCGAAACAACTTGCAGCTCAAAAACAAGTCATTGGTGTGGCGTACAACAAAGGTTTACTGGGCGAAACTCGCGCGCTATCTCACGCCGTGGAAGAGCAGTTTGAAGCTTTCTCATCATCGATTGATTCTGCCGCAACCCAACGCGATGAAAAAATGGCAAGCATCAAGCAAGCCATTACGGCGTTCATCTTAGTAGTGATTTTTGCGCTGATTTGGCAAATTTCTCGATCTATCAACGTTCGTGTTGGTAGCTTACTAGCAACGATTAAGAACATCAGCGAAAGCAATAACATGGGCTTACGCTCTGATCTTGCAGGTAAGGATGAACTGTTTGATATCAGCCACCATCTCAACGATCTGCTCGAAAAGCTGGAGCGTTTGATCCACAACACACAAGAAAAATCGATGCAGTTAACAGCGAGCACGGACAACATGCATCGTGAGCTTGAAGGTGTTATGGAACAGTTCCACGCACAGACTGATCACACCGCCTCTATGGCGACGGCCGTGCAGCAGATGGTTGCCACTATCGGTGAAATTTCTGAAAGCACATCGGTTGCGGTTGAAGGTGTTCACCAAGCTGCGACTAACGCCGAACAAGGTCGCTCTGTCGTAGAAATGACCGTGACGAATGTTGGTCAGCTGACGGGTATCCTCTCGAACAGCCAACAGTCTATTGGCTCATTGAACCAACACGTCGATAAAATTGGCGGTGCGGTGAACATCATTCAAGACATTGCTGAACAAACGAACTTACTAGCACTTAACGCGGCTATCGAAGCGGCTCGTGCGGGTGAGCAAGGACGTGGATTTGCCGTGGTTGCAGATGAAGTTCGCGCTCTTGCGAGCCGTACACATCAATCCACGGAAGAGATCACGCGAGTGGTGATGGACATCCAAGCGCAGATGTCGATGGTGGTTTCCGATATTGATCAATGTAACGAACAAGGTCAGCAAACCCTGAGTGCATCTGAACAATTAGACGCGAGCCTCCAGCAAATCATCACGGACATGCACGCGATTCAAGGCAACTCAGAGCGCATTGCTTCTGCGATTGAAGAGCAAGGCATTGTGATGAACCAAGTTAGCGACTCAATCACTGAGCTGAACGTCATCTCTGAAAACAACATGCACTCCGCGCAAGAATGTTTGCATGAAGTGAACTCAGTGTCGGCTCAAGCACACGATATGGATGAAGCGGTAGCCGAGTTTAAGACTCGCTTAAAGTAA